The Henckelia pumila isolate YLH828 chromosome 2, ASM3356847v2, whole genome shotgun sequence genome includes a window with the following:
- the LOC140883079 gene encoding (+)-neomenthol dehydrogenase-like produces MAENTNNKKYAVVTGANKGIGFEICRQLALKGVTVVLTARDEKRGLEAVEKLNKESGLSDFLFFHRLDVIDSQSVDSLAEFVKSRFGKLDILVNNAGILGATVDSNSFRAAIDAIRAGTNRKNINWNGVSAMTHDLAMEALQTNYYGAKRTTEALLPLLQSSSSPRIVNVSSSMGKLKNIPNEWAKGVLNDAENLTEESIDQVLNEFLESLKEGSLEAKGWPQYLGAYAVSKAAMSAYTRILARKYPSFRINCVCPGFVSTEMNFNTGIFTTEEGAEGPVMLALLPDDGPSGLFFVRKEVSSFEE; encoded by the exons ATGGCGGAGAACACAAACAACAAGAA GTATGCTGTGGTTACTGGCGCCAACAAAGGGATTGGATTCGAGATTTGCCGGCAGTTGGCGTTAAAGGGCGTCACTGTAGTTTTGACGGCTAGAGACGAGAAAAGGGGGCTCGAAGCCGTAGAAAAGCTGAACAAAGAATCCGGCCTTTCTGATTTCCTGTTTTTTCATCGCCTCGACGTGATTGATTCCCAAAGCGTTGATTCGCTTGCTGAATTTGTCAAGTCTCGGTTCGGAAAGCTCGATATTCTG GTGAACAATGCAGGGATTCTTGGAGCCACAGTCGACAGCAATTCTTTCCGGGCTGCGATCGATGCCATCCGCGCCGGG ACAAACAGAAAGAATATCAATTGGAATGGGGTGTCTGCCATGACTCATGACTTGGCCATGGAAGCTCTTCAAACAAATTACTATGGTGCAAAAAGAACCACCGAAGCTCTGCTTCCCCTGCTCCAGTCTTCATCTTCGCCGAGAATCGTTAATGTTTCGTCTTCAATGGGCAAGCTGAAG AACATACCGAATGAATGGGCGAAAGGGGTACTCAACGACGCTGAAAATCTGACAGAAGAGAGTATCGATCAAGTATTGAATGAATTCTTGGAAAGTTTGAAGGAGGGGTCGTTAGAAGCTAAAGGCTGGCCTCAATATCTTGGCGCTTACGCTGTGTCGAAAGCAGCAATGAGTGCATACACGAGGATCTTAGCTAGAAAGTACCCCAGTTTTCGGATAAATTGCGTGTGTCCCGGCTTCGTCTCAACGGAAATGAACTTCAATACTGGCATTTTCACGACTGAAGAGGGCGCGGAAGGCCCGGTGATGCTGGCGCTGTTGCCCGATGACGGCCCGTCGGGCTTGTTCTTTGTTCGCAAAGAAGTGTCATCttttgaagaatga